A window of the Gossypium hirsutum isolate 1008001.06 chromosome A05, Gossypium_hirsutum_v2.1, whole genome shotgun sequence genome harbors these coding sequences:
- the LOC107907260 gene encoding deSI-like protein At4g17486, with protein MGAGEEVSSSSSGNQNGSHSDITNVILNVYDLTPINNYSYWVGFGIFHSGIEVHGKEYGFGAHDFPISGVFEVEPKSCPGFIYRCSILLGCINMPFSEFRALIESVASEYHGDTYHLISKNCNHFTEDMVHRLTGKHIPGWVNRLARIGSLCSCLLPESLQVTTVKQLPEYHEMDGTETLSTASLGGSTEIDDTDPEKQLLSPKDGNSDISFIKEAQMCECKVP; from the exons atggggGCAGGGGAAGAAGTCTCAAGTTCTAGCTCTGGGAATCAAAATGGGAGCCATAGCGACATAAccaatgtgattttgaatgtttaTGATCTAACTCCTATCAATAATTACTCTTATTGGGTTGGTTTTGGGATTTTCCACTCCGGTATTGAAG TTCACGGTAAAGAGTATGGGTTTGGGGCTCATGATTTTCCAATTAGTGGAGTTTTCGAAGTGGAACCAAAGAGCTGCCCGGGTTTTATCTATCGATGTTCCATCTTGTTGGGGTGCATAAACATGCCTTTCTCTGAATTCAGAGCATTGATCGAGAGTGTAGCTTCTGAGTATCATGGAGATACCTATCACCTCATCTCCAAGAATTGTAATCACTTTACAGAAGACATGGTGCATAGGTTGACAGGCAAACACATCCCTGGATGGGTTAACCGGTTGGCTCGTATAG GTTCTTTATGCAGCTGTTTGCTACCTGAAAGCCTTCAAGTAACTACAGTGAAGCAGTTGCCTGAATACCACGAAATGG ATGGAACCGAAACTCTCTCAACTGCCAGCCTAGGCGGCTCAACAGAAATCGATGATACAGATCCAGAGAAGCAGTTGCTGTCACCAAAAGATGGGAATTCGGATATATCTTTTATTAAAGAAGCCCAAATGTGTGAATGCAAGGTACCGTAA
- the LOC107907259 gene encoding acyl-protein thioesterase 2 isoform X2, with the protein MSFTGGGTVRRALEFGRTYVVRSKGRHQATIVWLHGLGDNGSSWSQLLETLPLPNIKWICPTAPTQPITVFGGFLSTAWFDVGDISEDAADDIEGLDAAAAHAANLLSTEPADIKLGVGGFSMGAATSLYTATCFTHGKYENGNPYPAKLSAVVGLSGWLPCSKTLKNKIGQDEAARRAASLPILLCHGKGDDVVPHKFGEKSSRALSSNGFQDTTFKSYSGLGHYTIPEEMDEVCAWLTSKLGLEGRSA; encoded by the exons ATGAGCTTCACAG GTGGTGGAACCGTTAGAAGAGCACTTGAATTTGGAAGAACCTATGTGGTCAGGTCCAAAGGGAGGCATCAGGCGACAATAGTTTGGCTACATGGCCTTGGTGATAATGGTTCGAG CTGGTCCCAGCTCCTGGAGACTCTTCCTCTTCCAAAT ATTAAATGGATATGCCCAACTGCCCCTACTCAACCTATAACTGTTTTTGGTGGATTCCTGTCAACTGCTT GGTTTGATGTGGGAGACATTTCAGAAGATGCTGCTGATGATATTGAGGGTTTGGATGCTGCTGCAGCACATGCTGCAAATTTATTGTCAACAGAGCCTGCTGACA TTAAACTTGGTGTTGGAGGCTTCAGCATGGGTGCAGCTACCTCCTTATACACTGCAACTTGTTTTACTCATGGAAAATATGAAAATGGCAATCCATATCCTGCCAAATTGAGTGCAGTTGTAGGACTTAGCGGATGGCTTCCATGTTCAAA GACTTTGAAAAACAAAATAGGACAGGACGAGGCTGCTAGACGTGCTGCATCCTTACCCATTTTGCTATGCCATGGAAAAG GTGATGACGTGGTTCCACATAAATTTGGTGAGAAATCCTCTCGAGCATTGAGTTCAAATGGATTTCAGGACACTACTTTCAAATCCTACAGCGG GCTTGGTCACTATACCATTCCTGAGGAGATGGACGAGGTCTGTGCTTGGTTAACTTCAAAACTTGGGCTTGAGGGTCGGTCCGCATAA
- the LOC107907259 gene encoding acyl-protein thioesterase 2 isoform X1 codes for MSFTGSSVGPGGGTVRRALEFGRTYVVRSKGRHQATIVWLHGLGDNGSSWSQLLETLPLPNIKWICPTAPTQPITVFGGFLSTAWFDVGDISEDAADDIEGLDAAAAHAANLLSTEPADIKLGVGGFSMGAATSLYTATCFTHGKYENGNPYPAKLSAVVGLSGWLPCSKTLKNKIGQDEAARRAASLPILLCHGKGDDVVPHKFGEKSSRALSSNGFQDTTFKSYSGLGHYTIPEEMDEVCAWLTSKLGLEGRSA; via the exons ATGAGCTTCACAGGTTCTTCTGTTGGTCCTG GTGGTGGAACCGTTAGAAGAGCACTTGAATTTGGAAGAACCTATGTGGTCAGGTCCAAAGGGAGGCATCAGGCGACAATAGTTTGGCTACATGGCCTTGGTGATAATGGTTCGAG CTGGTCCCAGCTCCTGGAGACTCTTCCTCTTCCAAAT ATTAAATGGATATGCCCAACTGCCCCTACTCAACCTATAACTGTTTTTGGTGGATTCCTGTCAACTGCTT GGTTTGATGTGGGAGACATTTCAGAAGATGCTGCTGATGATATTGAGGGTTTGGATGCTGCTGCAGCACATGCTGCAAATTTATTGTCAACAGAGCCTGCTGACA TTAAACTTGGTGTTGGAGGCTTCAGCATGGGTGCAGCTACCTCCTTATACACTGCAACTTGTTTTACTCATGGAAAATATGAAAATGGCAATCCATATCCTGCCAAATTGAGTGCAGTTGTAGGACTTAGCGGATGGCTTCCATGTTCAAA GACTTTGAAAAACAAAATAGGACAGGACGAGGCTGCTAGACGTGCTGCATCCTTACCCATTTTGCTATGCCATGGAAAAG GTGATGACGTGGTTCCACATAAATTTGGTGAGAAATCCTCTCGAGCATTGAGTTCAAATGGATTTCAGGACACTACTTTCAAATCCTACAGCGG GCTTGGTCACTATACCATTCCTGAGGAGATGGACGAGGTCTGTGCTTGGTTAACTTCAAAACTTGGGCTTGAGGGTCGGTCCGCATAA
- the LOC107902838 gene encoding AP2/ERF and B3 domain-containing transcription factor At1g50680, whose translation MPWFRVHDKPYLLAEEARGQQLHTRRPQRMPRHPSSYEVGLSSVPTQEPTLMALPPLEIMEEEILSVISSGGGNTNSDVSNSISTTHQANKRQRCGDKGNSSQFKGVMRQKKGKWGAQLYSNHTRIWLGTFKTEIDAAVAYDSATIKFRPGDTHRNFPWNEITIEEPKFLSRYSAEAVLSMIRDGSYQYKFMDFIKACSRSTKPNTAINSVGTYSNEGLICKQLFQKKLTPSDVGKLNRLVIPKRYAVKYFQSIFWTEKENADVTDSKTNDVELVFYDKFMRIWKFRYCYRNSSQSFVFTRGWNRFLKEKKLKANDVVSFFVCECRKENEVQRFCMIDAIKSDNGRTFVAVNNIHVGIEVDLQLRLGHYYPIGNEKHVQEEQGSMAAAKPKQDDKTEGFKLFGMQIN comes from the exons atgccatggtttagagTCCATGACAAGCCATACTTGCTAGCAGAAGAGGCGAGGGGTCAGCAACTGCATACGAGGAGGCCACAACGGATGCCTAGACATCCAAGTTCTTACGAGGTGGGTCTATCTTCAGTACCTACGCAAGAACCAACATTGATGGCTCTACCACCCCTTG AGATTATGGAAGAAGAGATACTAAGTGTGATTTCAAGTGGCGGAGGAAATACAAATTCAGATGTTTCAAATTCAATTAGCACCACTCATCAAGCAAACAAACGCCAAAGGTGCGGCGATAAAGGCAATTCGTCGCAATTCAAAGGCGTAATGCGAcagaaaaagggaaaatgggGCGCTCAATTATACTCTAATCACACCAGAATTTGGCTAGGGACTTTCAAAACCGAAATAGATGCGGCCGTTGCCTACGATAGCGCAACGATCAAGTTCCGCCCCGGAGACACTCATCGAAACTTTCCATGGAACGAAATCACAATTGAGGAGCCCAAGTTTCTGAGCCGTTACAGTGCAGAAGCCGTCCTTAGCATGATAAGAGACGGTTCCTACCAATACAAGTTCATGGATTTTATTAAGGCTTGCTCTAGAAGTACAAAACCAAACACTGCTATCAACTCAGTGGGGACTTATAGCAATGAAGGGCTAATTTGCAAACAATTGTTCCAAAAGAAGCTAACACCAAGTGATGTTGGTAAGCTGAATAGGCTTGTCATCCCCAAAAGATATGCTGTCAAGTATTTTCAATCGATTTTCTGGACCGAAAAGGAGAATGCCGATGTTACCGATAGCAAAACGAACGATGTTGAGTTGGTTTTCTACGACAAGTTTATGAGGATATGGAAGTTTCGTTATTGCTATAGGAATAGCAGCCAAAGCTTTGTTTTCACCAGGGGCTGGAATCGGTTTCTGAAGGAAAAAAAGTTGAAGGCCAACGATGTGGTTTCGTTCTTCGTATGCGAATGCCGGAAGGAGAACGAAGTCCAAAGGTTCTGCATGATCGATGCCATCAAATCCGATAACGGTCGCACGTTCGTGGCGGTAAACAATATTCATGTTGGAATAGAAGTTGATTTGCAGCTTCGGTTGGGACATTATTACCCCATTGGTAATGAAAAACATGTCCAAGAAGAGCAAGGATCAATGGCGGCAGCGAAGCCGAAACAAGACGACAAGACTGAGGGTTTCAAACTCTTTGGTATGCAAATTAACTGA